From the Streptomonospora nanhaiensis genome, the window GGTATCTGCGGCACCTGGGTCTGAGTCGGGTCTATGGGGCCGTCTATGCCAAGGTGTCGGTCGTTTCCTTGCCGCGCGGCATCACCGTGTGGGTCCGTGACGGAGTGTTCTTCTGGCGCGACGCCGAGGGCCGCCTGATGCGGTGGTCGGGGAGCGACGCGCGGGGGGCGGCGTACCGGCTGCTGGCCGAACTGCGCGGGCTGGAGGCGGGGGGAGCGGTAGCGGCCTGAGCCGGACATGGGTATCGGCGGCGTGAAGAATTTCGGGTGGTCGGCGGCCTCGCGCAGCGGTGAGTGCGGCGGGCGTGGTGGTGCGCTGAGGCGACTACCGGCTGAACACGGTGCGTCTTCCCAGGTCGGGGTGTGTTCAGGGGTGGTGATGGTGTGCGGGTGCGGCTGGGCGGGGCCGCGCCCGCACACCTCTTCGTTGGGGGCCGAGATTTTTCGGGCTGAGTACGGGATGAGCACGTGCTGAGCGCGGGTGGAAAGCGCGGCGAGCACCCGCTGATGACAGCGCTCTTTTGGGTGGGCGGCGTCCATGACGCCTCACCCGAGGAGACCGCTGATGTATTCCGATACCGCGCTGGATGTGGCCGAGCGCGAGTTCCTGCGCCTGGTCCCCGACCCGCTGCGCCTTGAGCGCGGCGACGCCGCCCCGGCCTTTGACCGGGCCGCGCTTCCTGGCGTCGTTTGGCCGCTGGATCTGCTGGCGGCCCGGACGCTGCTGCTGGCGCCGGGGACCGACCGGGCGGTGAAGGACTCGGTGTGGCGGGTGGTCATCGCCCGCGCACGGATGTCGCAGGACTGGATGTGCGGGGCGATCGGCCTGGCCATGCCCGCGCTGAAGGGGTGTGCTCGGCGCTGCACCCGCGGCCTCACGCCTGCCGGGGTGGAGGAGGTCGACGCCGAGATCCTGGCCGGGTTCATCGCGGCGGTGCGGGAGATCCGCACCGACTACGCCAACCTGGCCTGGTACCTGCGCTGCCGCGCCCAGCGCGCCGGCCTGCGCTCGCGCAGACGGCTCCTGGAGCAGACGGGCGCCGAGGCCGGAGACCACGACGCCCCCGCCGCCAACAGCGTCGCCTCCACTGGCGGGCACCCTGATCTCCTGCTGGAGCGTGCCGTCTCACGCGGCGTGCTCAGTCTTGCCGAGGCCGATTTGATCGGGGCCACGCGTCTGGAGGAGACGTCGCTTCGGGATGTAGCCGCCGCATCGGGTGAGGGCTACTGGGCGCTGGCCAAGCGGCGTTCCCGCGCCGAGCAGCGGCTGCTGGCGGCGCTGGAGAGCGGCGACCTCGACCCGATGGCGGGACCCGTAGCCCACGCCAAGCCCGACCTCGGCCCGGCACCGCGCGCTTCGTCTCCTCTGCGGGTTTCTTCGGTGTCCAAACCGGGGTGGGCGCTGGCTCTTTAGAGGGTGAGTCCGGGCGCACCGGCACCGAGGCGGGCGGGTTTCTCTCGTCACTCGCCCTGACGTCGCAGAGATCGGTAGCGGGTTGAAGAACGGAGAGGGGGCAGTCCGTCCGCTCCGCCCGCCGCCGGTGCGCCCCGGCTCCCTGTCCAGCAGCGCCGGTCCCGGGAGGCAGCGTCATGGCCCACGAGGAACACCACGCCCCACGGCCCTCCATATCCCTGCGGCGAGCCCTCGTAGTGGGGGTGGCGGCTGCCGCAGGCGCCGTGGTCTGGGCGGTGGCCGGTGCGGAGTTGGCGTGGGCCGAGGGTTCGGCTGAGGCGTCCACCGCTGACCTGCGCGAGGTCATCACCCGTCTGCGCAACGTCATCGTCGCGCTGGCCTCGGCGGTGGGCACGCTGTTCCTCACCATCGCCGGGCTGCGGTGGATGCTGGCCGGTGGTGACCCCTCCCAGGTGGAGGCGGCCAAGAAGGCGATGAGCGGGGCCGGGATCGGGTACGGCATCGCGATTCTGGCCACCGTGCTGATGGCGGTGCTGGACTACATCGTCCAGGGCGGGTGAGGCGGTGGCCGCCCCCGCTCACCCGCGACCGCCCGAGCCTTCGCCGGGGCCGCCCCCGGACCCGCCGGAGGCTCCGGCGGCGCCCGAGGCCGAGGAGCGCCCCGAGCCCGAGCCTTCTCCCGGCCCGCCCCCGCCGCCGCCCGATCCCGACATGCAGCCCGACCACAGCGGTCCCGAGTCCGAACCGGAGGCCGGCCCCGACCCGGTGGACCCGCAGGCGCCCGAGTGCGGGTTCGCAGAAGTCTCCTGCCACGTCACCGGATGGTTCGCCGACTTCGTGGCCGACGCGCTGAACCCCCTCTTCGGCTGGATCGCGGGCATGGCCTTTCGCG encodes:
- a CDS encoding sigma-70 family RNA polymerase sigma factor, whose product is MYSDTALDVAEREFLRLVPDPLRLERGDAAPAFDRAALPGVVWPLDLLAARTLLLAPGTDRAVKDSVWRVVIARARMSQDWMCGAIGLAMPALKGCARRCTRGLTPAGVEEVDAEILAGFIAAVREIRTDYANLAWYLRCRAQRAGLRSRRRLLEQTGAEAGDHDAPAANSVASTGGHPDLLLERAVSRGVLSLAEADLIGATRLEETSLRDVAAASGEGYWALAKRRSRAEQRLLAALESGDLDPMAGPVAHAKPDLGPAPRASSPLRVSSVSKPGWALAL
- a CDS encoding pilin, giving the protein MAAAAGAVVWAVAGAELAWAEGSAEASTADLREVITRLRNVIVALASAVGTLFLTIAGLRWMLAGGDPSQVEAAKKAMSGAGIGYGIAILATVLMAVLDYIVQGG